The following DNA comes from Nocardioides panzhihuensis.
GCTCTGGCGGCGATCGTCATCCTCTTCCAGATCACGACCGATGGCGTGCTGCTCAAGCCGCTCAACGTGTCGAACCTTGTCGTCCAGAACGCCCAGATCCTGATCCTGGCCATCGGGATGGTGATCGTGATCGTGGCGCGCCACATCGACCTCTCGGTCGGCTCCGTGGCCGCCTTCGTCGGTGCCGCCTCGGCGATCATGATGACTCAGTACGACTTCCCGTGGTGGCTGGCCGTCTTCCTCGGCCTGCTGATCGGCGCCGCCATCGGTGCCTGGCACGGGTTCTGGGTGGCGTACGTCGGGATCCCGGCGTTCATCGTCACGCTGGCCTCGATGCTGCTCTTCCGCGGTCTGACCCTGGTCGTGCTCAAGGGCGCGACCGTCGGTGGTCTGCCCGAGCAGTTCAAGGCGATCGGCAACGGCTTCCTGCCCGAGATCGGGCCGGACACCGGGTTCCACAACCTGACGCTTCTCATCGCGGTCGCCGCCGTCGGTGTGTTGATCTTCCTCGAGGTCCGTCGTCGCAACGCCCAGACGGCCTACAACTTCGAGGTCCTGCCCTTCCCGCTCTTCGCGGTGAAGCTGGCGCTGCTGACGATCGTGATCATGTACTTCGCCTACCTGCTCGCCGATGCGCGCGGCCTGCCGATCGTCGGCCTGATCCTGGCGGGGCTGATCGTGATCTACACGTTCATCATGAACAAGACCGTCTTCGGTCGACACGTCTACGCGATCGGCGGCAACGTCGACGCGGCCACGATGTCCGGCGTCAACACCAAGCGTGTCGACTTCCTGGTCATGACGAACATGGGTCTGCTCGCTGGTCTGGCCGGTCTGGTCACGACTGCCCGTCTGACCGCCGCGAACCCCAAGGCCGGCGTCAACTTCGAGCTCGACGCGATCGCGGCCGCCTTCATCGGTGGCGCGGCCGTCACCGGCGGTGTCGGCACTGTTGTCGGCGCGATCATCGGTGGTCTCGTCATGGGTATCCTCAACAACGGCATGTCGCTGCTCGGCGTCTCCATTGACTGGCAGCAGGCGATCAAGGGCCTGGTGCTGCTCCTCGCCGTCGCGTTCGACGTATGGAACAAGCGTCGCACCGCCGGGTCCGGTGGAGCCGGTGCCGAGTCTGCCGAGCCCAGCGCTCCGCCGCCGGACAAGCTGGCCGAGGAGATCGAGGCCATGGAGACGACCGGAGCGAGGTCGAGCGGCGAGCTTGCTCGTCCGCTCGCGCCGAGCGAGGGAGTGACCGCGCGAAGCGCGGAGGCGGAGCTGAGCGTCGACTCCGTCGACTCCGACGATCCGCCGAAGACCTGATCCATCCCCATACCCCCACCCCGCGACCCCTGCCTCCCCCCGGGCAGGGGTCGCTGGGTTTCGGGGCGGGCCTGCGGCTCGGGCGGGCGTGGGCTCGTGTAACACGCTGTTCGTAGGTCTATCCGGTCGTTTCGAACGGGCGAGTAGTCCTACGAACGACGTGTTACATCCCCGCGGCACTCGCAACGAGCCACCGGTGTTGAATAGCGGGGTGGCAACTTCCGCTCAGTGGCTCCAGGGAGCCCGTCCTCGCACACTCCCCGCGGCGCTCGCGCCGGTCATCGCCGGGACAGGGGTGGCTGCGTACGCCGGTGGGTTGGTCTGGTGGAAGGCGCTGCTCGCCCTCGTCGTGGCCCTCGCGTTGCAGGTCGCGGTCAACTACGCCAACGACTACTCCGACGGGATCCGTGGCACCGACGACGAGCGCGTGGGTCCGCTCCGGCTGACCGGCTCCGGTCTCGCGACTCCGTCATCGGTCAAGCGCGCGGCGTTCATCGCCTTCGGGATCGCCGCGGTCGCGGGGCTCGTGCTGGCGTTGACCTCAGCGTGGTGGCTGGTCGTGGTGGGCCTGGTCTGCATGGTCGCGGCCTGGTACTACACCGGCGGCTCACACCCCTACGGCTACGCCGGCCTCGGCGAGGTCATGGTCTTCGTCTTCTTCGGGCTCGTCGCCGTCATCGGCACCACGTTCGTGCAGACGCAGACCTGGGAGTGGGGCGCGCTGTGGGCCGGTGTCGGCATCGGCGCCGTCACCTCCGCGCTCCTCGTCGCCAACAACCTCCGCGACATCCCCGGCGACACCGAGTCCGGGAAGATCA
Coding sequences within:
- a CDS encoding 1,4-dihydroxy-2-naphthoate polyprenyltransferase — its product is MATSAQWLQGARPRTLPAALAPVIAGTGVAAYAGGLVWWKALLALVVALALQVAVNYANDYSDGIRGTDDERVGPLRLTGSGLATPSSVKRAAFIAFGIAAVAGLVLALTSAWWLVVVGLVCMVAAWYYTGGSHPYGYAGLGEVMVFVFFGLVAVIGTTFVQTQTWEWGALWAGVGIGAVTSALLVANNLRDIPGDTESGKITLAVRLGDARTRWLYVALVAVAAVSVVLVALTTSWWALFGLGFLVVAAQGVRTVLDRANLGPRLIPVLQQTGLATLVWGLLVGVPLLFV
- the mmsB gene encoding multiple monosaccharide ABC transporter permease; translated protein: MNALLNTLRGNVRQYGMIIALAAIVILFQITTDGVLLKPLNVSNLVVQNAQILILAIGMVIVIVARHIDLSVGSVAAFVGAASAIMMTQYDFPWWLAVFLGLLIGAAIGAWHGFWVAYVGIPAFIVTLASMLLFRGLTLVVLKGATVGGLPEQFKAIGNGFLPEIGPDTGFHNLTLLIAVAAVGVLIFLEVRRRNAQTAYNFEVLPFPLFAVKLALLTIVIMYFAYLLADARGLPIVGLILAGLIVIYTFIMNKTVFGRHVYAIGGNVDAATMSGVNTKRVDFLVMTNMGLLAGLAGLVTTARLTAANPKAGVNFELDAIAAAFIGGAAVTGGVGTVVGAIIGGLVMGILNNGMSLLGVSIDWQQAIKGLVLLLAVAFDVWNKRRTAGSGGAGAESAEPSAPPPDKLAEEIEAMETTGARSSGELARPLAPSEGVTARSAEAELSVDSVDSDDPPKT